A region of Halalkaliarchaeum desulfuricum DNA encodes the following proteins:
- a CDS encoding DUF7263 family protein, with protein sequence MTPGPDGRGGSTEPVRGQANMVSLAVALLLLVGAAGTAIAIAHGSLAAAEREPAERNVATDLADRLVSSDAPHVRRENVLDRNEIEALSVTDVESLAPGIEDRPFRIRIDDRTLLERGEPTGGTRVERLVVLAADDERTYRLDLEEDEAVTVPRRTDELQVTVEPENDTSVSTIRVNDRVLLYDPGGLEGTATASVPWTATLRVTVQAEGSDGTVAITATPETTAKAHLEVTVGAER encoded by the coding sequence ATGACGCCCGGACCCGACGGCCGAGGGGGGTCGACTGAACCGGTCCGGGGGCAGGCCAACATGGTGAGCCTCGCTGTCGCGCTGCTCCTGCTCGTTGGGGCCGCCGGAACGGCGATCGCGATAGCGCACGGATCGCTTGCAGCCGCCGAGCGCGAGCCGGCAGAACGGAACGTAGCGACGGACCTCGCCGACCGTCTCGTCTCGTCGGATGCCCCCCACGTCCGTCGGGAGAACGTGCTCGATCGGAACGAAATCGAGGCGCTCTCGGTGACCGATGTCGAGTCGCTAGCACCCGGGATCGAGGACCGCCCGTTCCGGATCCGGATCGACGATCGGACGCTGCTCGAGCGGGGTGAACCAACGGGCGGAACGAGGGTCGAACGCCTCGTCGTCCTCGCCGCGGACGACGAACGGACGTACCGACTCGATCTCGAGGAGGACGAAGCCGTGACGGTGCCTCGTCGGACGGACGAGCTCCAGGTGACCGTCGAGCCCGAAAACGACACCAGCGTGTCGACGATCCGGGTCAACGACCGCGTCCTCCTGTACGATCCGGGCGGGCTCGAGGGAACCGCAACGGCGTCGGTCCCCTGGACTGCGACACTGCGGGTGACCGTCCAGGCGGAGGGCTCGGACGGCACTGTGGCGATAACCGCGACGCCGGAGACGACGGCGAAAGCGCATCTGGAGGTGACCGTCGGTGCCGAGAGGTGA